Part of the Streptomyces europaeiscabiei genome is shown below.
CACGCCGAGGTGGGCGGCACCGCGCCGAGTGGGCGGCACCGCACCCTGCTCGACCGACAGCGAGCCGTCGAGCGTGCGAGGAACGCGCCGTTGTTTGCAATGCCGTCCCCTGTCGTCCCGTCCCACCCATGTGTCCGCCGATCGTCTCCTCCGCCGATCGTGAACCACCGCAGCGGGTTTGGGCTTCGCACCACGTCCGGCCTCGGTGGGAAACATCGGAGAGACCGAGGCCCACGCGCGTGGTTGGGGGCACGCGGGTCCAGAGTGGCTCGGGGCGGGGTGGTGTGCGGCAGCACGCCCCCGCCATGGGGCGGTCCTTCGTCGTACGGCACTTACGCGAGCGTGGACGTACGGCATGACGTCGCCGTACGTCGTGGAACCGCGCACCGCCGGGTCACGAACCATAGAACTCCGCGCCGTGGCACCACGCGCCGCCGAGTCGCACGGGCCATGACGGCCGTGTTCAGTGACGCTTCGTCGGCGATCGGCTCGATCCCATCAACAGCGGGCGCCCACGCTGGTCGCCTCACATGCCTCCGGTGCACGGCCGACCGGCCGGCCCCGGCCCAGACCGCGTAGGGAACCTAGCCCCGTCGGCAGCGGCTCTTCATCGGGAACGCGCGGGCCCTACACGACCGGGCGCGGGCCTGGGCGCGCTACACCGCCACCAGCGGTGCGTCCTCGCGCCACTTGAGGATCTTGTCGAAGCTGACGACGGCGCCGCCGTGGCCCGGTTTGTTGCCGATGTGGACGTGGTCGGCGAGTTCGCGGATGAGGCAGAGGCCGCGGCCGTTCTCGGCGTCGGTGTGGGCCGGGCGGACCGGATGGCGGTGCGGGAAGCCGGGGCCGGAGTCGGCGACCTCGATACGGCACTTCTCACCGTCGAGGTAGGCGGTGACCCGGTACGCCTCGGTGGTGGCGCCGGCCGAGACCGCGCCGCCGTGCTCGACCGCGTTGGCACAGGCCTCGCTGAGGGCGACGGAGAGGTCGTAGGAGACGTCCGGGTCGACGCCCGCCGTCTCCATCGTGCCGATCAGCAGTCGCCGGGCGAGCGGCACGCTCGCAGCCTCGCGCCGCAAATGGAGTGACCACCAGATGCTCATGCTCCAGCCTCCAGGCCGCGGCTCGACATACCGTTACGTATTGCCGCCGAGAGCGGTGCGCAATCGCCCGGACACAGTCTCTCCGCCCATACGGCGGATGCGTCCCCCGCGCATTCGGTGTATGCGGACCGAACCCTTCCGAATCACCCACCACTTTCGACACTCGGGCCCACAACGCTTGGGCCCCGGACGACTTCGCGATCAAGGGGACGGGGGCGGCCCTTTCAGGGTCGCGGGGAACTGCGCGACAGGCTCCCCACAACTCGCACCCGCCGACCGCCCACGCACCCCACCCCCATCGCGCCCGAACCCCCACCTGAACACCGCCCCCCGTCCCCCCGTACCTCACCCCATGAACCCGCCGAACCCAGCGGAGCGCCCCGGTGCGATGATGGGCCCGCCATGACTGCCCCCCATCCACACCGGCCAGGCGCCCCGCGCCGGGCGCGCGCCGGAGGTGAAC
Proteins encoded:
- a CDS encoding ATP-binding protein, whose amino-acid sequence is MSIWWSLHLRREAASVPLARRLLIGTMETAGVDPDVSYDLSVALSEACANAVEHGGAVSAGATTEAYRVTAYLDGEKCRIEVADSGPGFPHRHPVRPAHTDAENGRGLCLIRELADHVHIGNKPGHGGAVVSFDKILKWREDAPLVAV